Proteins found in one uncultured Desulfuromonas sp. genomic segment:
- a CDS encoding sigma-70 family RNA polymerase sigma factor has product MSAEKASDSSKKKRTKASTARETSGDDAIKYYLHDIQKSKLLTAEEERALATRVEAGDEQARAKMIESNLRLVVKIAKRYMNRGLPFLDLIEEGNMGLIKAVERFQVAKECRFSTYATWWIRQSIERALVNQSRTIRLPVHVSDNVNRMLKATKEVLKKLNHEPSEEQIAEAMGAPVEEVRRLQQLVKKTYSIEHPLGDNDNYSLMDTLEDSSVINPAELLENQDQYDFVNKWLSSLKENERDILMLRFGLNDCEPETLDTIGKRYGVTRERIRQIEAKSLDKLRRMMREEAENQL; this is encoded by the coding sequence ATGTCAGCAGAAAAGGCGAGCGATAGTTCCAAAAAGAAAAGAACGAAGGCTTCAACGGCGAGGGAAACCTCTGGTGATGATGCCATCAAATATTATCTGCACGACATCCAGAAATCCAAATTGTTAACAGCGGAAGAAGAACGGGCTCTTGCTACACGGGTTGAAGCCGGAGATGAGCAGGCCCGTGCTAAAATGATTGAATCCAACCTGCGCCTGGTGGTCAAGATTGCCAAACGCTATATGAATCGTGGTTTGCCGTTTCTTGATCTGATCGAGGAAGGCAATATGGGATTGATTAAAGCGGTAGAGCGCTTTCAGGTCGCCAAGGAATGCCGTTTTTCAACCTATGCCACCTGGTGGATTCGTCAGTCGATTGAACGTGCACTGGTGAATCAAAGTCGAACGATTCGTCTGCCGGTTCATGTTTCAGATAACGTCAATCGCATGCTTAAGGCCACCAAAGAGGTGCTTAAAAAATTAAACCATGAGCCTTCAGAGGAACAAATTGCTGAGGCGATGGGGGCTCCTGTCGAAGAGGTGCGGCGTCTGCAGCAATTGGTCAAAAAAACCTACTCCATTGAGCATCCATTGGGTGACAACGATAATTATTCTCTGATGGATACCCTTGAAGATTCTTCGGTGATCAATCCGGCGGAACTGCTGGAAAATCAGGATCAGTATGACTTTGTGAATAAATGGCTGTCCAGCTTGAAAGAGAATGAGCGTGACATTCTCATGCTGCGTTTCGGCCTGAATGATTGTGAACCGGAGACTCTGGATACGATCGGTAAACGTTACGGAGTGACACGGGAGCGAATTCGTCAGATTGAGGCAAAGAGCCTTGATAAATTACGGCGCATGATGCGCGAAGAAGCTGAAAACCAACTGTAG
- a CDS encoding adenine phosphoribosyltransferase, translated as MEELKSIIRDIPDFPKKGIVFKDITTLLADGKSFHRMIDLIAHRYIGQKIDKIVGVEARGFLLGSALAYKLGVGIALVRKPGKLPYKTLKKTYDLEYGTDTLEIHEDAFQPGERVLIADDLLATGGTVTAVVELVEELGADLVECAFLAELDFLKGRDRLPENKVFSLLHF; from the coding sequence GTGGAAGAACTGAAAAGCATCATTCGGGATATTCCCGATTTTCCCAAAAAAGGGATTGTTTTTAAGGATATTACGACATTGCTCGCTGATGGTAAGAGCTTTCATCGTATGATTGATTTGATCGCTCATCGTTACATCGGCCAGAAAATCGATAAAATTGTCGGTGTTGAAGCACGGGGCTTTCTATTGGGCTCAGCTTTGGCCTATAAATTAGGCGTCGGAATTGCGTTGGTGCGCAAACCCGGGAAACTGCCGTATAAAACCTTGAAAAAGACCTACGATCTTGAGTATGGCACCGATACCCTCGAAATCCATGAAGACGCTTTTCAACCGGGTGAACGCGTGCTTATTGCCGATGATCTGTTGGCTACCGGCGGTACGGTTACTGCCGTCGTTGAACTGGTTGAGGAACTTGGTGCTGATCTGGTTGAATGTGCGTTTCTTGCCGAACTCGATTTTCTTAAAGGTCGTGATCGTTTGCCGGAGAACAAGGTCTTCAGCCTGTTGCATTTTTAA
- a CDS encoding DUF1456 family protein, protein MTYNDILRRFRYAVDLSDDAMIDIFSEGGVTLENAELVALLRREEDEGYEPCSEKHMKQFLTGLVRFTRGEAPAGTPPLIGENDPLTNNVILKAMRIALEMHEQDMLDVFGQAGFTVSRAELSALFRKKGHKNYKPCGDQLLRNFLKGLTLHNRA, encoded by the coding sequence ATGACATACAACGATATTTTGCGTCGTTTCCGTTATGCGGTGGATTTGTCGGATGACGCAATGATAGATATTTTTTCTGAAGGTGGCGTTACGCTGGAAAACGCGGAATTGGTTGCGTTACTGCGCCGCGAAGAAGATGAGGGGTATGAACCCTGCAGCGAAAAACACATGAAGCAGTTTTTAACCGGATTGGTGCGTTTCACCCGTGGTGAAGCTCCCGCCGGAACGCCGCCGTTAATCGGCGAAAATGACCCGTTGACCAATAACGTCATCCTCAAAGCGATGCGGATTGCTCTTGAGATGCATGAGCAGGATATGTTGGACGTGTTCGGTCAGGCCGGTTTTACCGTCTCACGTGCCGAGCTCAGTGCCCTGTTTCGTAAGAAAGGGCACAAAAACTACAAACCCTGCGGTGATCAGTTGCTGCGCAACTTTTTAAAAGGCTTGACCCTGCATAATCGCGCATAG
- a CDS encoding DUF1847 domain-containing protein — MSSKKNYQCHRCLGVWEKTGRTSCSAPPGKIKAPADCPGQQQDLIHQCFDQYCDDTEQARLAQVAARVEGLCYQSDSDEQSVHPRWTRVEDTIALAKLMGYQTIGIATCLGLLAETRQLSEILEAQGFDVVSVCCKAGGIDKIKLGIEEQDKVRPGHYEAACNPIAQAAFLNDSKTDMNIIVGLCVGHDMLFNLHSKAPVTTLVAKDRVTGHNPVSVLYGQNFYYKRLKKSPLKVD, encoded by the coding sequence ATGAGTTCAAAGAAAAATTATCAATGTCACCGCTGCCTTGGCGTCTGGGAAAAGACCGGGCGAACCTCGTGCAGTGCTCCTCCTGGAAAAATCAAAGCTCCGGCCGACTGTCCCGGCCAACAGCAGGATCTGATTCACCAATGTTTCGACCAGTACTGTGATGATACGGAACAGGCCCGTCTGGCTCAAGTCGCAGCGCGGGTGGAAGGGTTGTGCTATCAGTCTGATTCCGATGAACAGTCGGTGCATCCGCGTTGGACGCGTGTCGAGGATACTATTGCCCTGGCTAAACTAATGGGCTATCAGACCATCGGTATTGCGACCTGTCTTGGCTTGTTGGCGGAAACCCGTCAATTGAGTGAAATTCTCGAAGCCCAAGGATTTGATGTGGTTTCCGTGTGCTGTAAAGCCGGGGGAATTGATAAAATTAAACTGGGGATTGAAGAGCAGGATAAAGTGCGCCCAGGCCATTACGAAGCGGCCTGTAATCCGATTGCCCAGGCAGCGTTCCTCAATGACTCCAAGACCGATATGAATATCATTGTTGGATTATGCGTCGGTCACGATATGTTGTTTAATCTCCATTCCAAGGCTCCGGTCACGACTCTCGTAGCCAAGGATCGGGTTACCGGTCACAATCCTGTCAGTGTTCTTTATGGACAGAATTTTTACTACAAACGGTTGAAGAAATCGCCGTTGAAGGTCGACTGA
- a CDS encoding thiamine pyrophosphate-dependent enzyme: protein MSKLLFDSERPGSQEISWCPGCGDFAILEVLKKSLENLNKTPQQTAIISGIGQAGKLPHYIHSNGFHTLHGRALPIATGVKGANPELTVVAVGGDGDMYAEGGNHFLHVLRRNPDITVLVHNNQIYGLTKGQGSPTTLEGMKTTTQPHGVTEEPINAIAIAIAQNASFVARSFIGHKELTQDLIEQAIEHKGLAVVEIFQPCVSFNKLNTYAWYKEHCRIIEDHDPSDRTAALALALDTERYPLGILYRRNDKKTYEEQQAAYQRYTTPLWQRKVDREALQQLLNSKK, encoded by the coding sequence ATGAGTAAATTACTTTTTGACTCTGAACGCCCCGGATCACAAGAGATCTCTTGGTGCCCCGGTTGTGGTGATTTTGCTATTTTAGAGGTGCTGAAAAAAAGTCTGGAAAACCTGAACAAGACACCACAACAGACTGCGATTATCAGTGGTATCGGTCAGGCCGGAAAGCTGCCTCACTATATCCACAGCAATGGATTTCACACTCTGCACGGTCGGGCACTGCCCATTGCTACCGGGGTCAAGGGTGCCAACCCTGAGCTGACTGTGGTCGCTGTTGGCGGTGATGGTGATATGTATGCTGAAGGCGGCAACCATTTCTTGCATGTATTGCGCCGCAACCCGGATATCACTGTGCTGGTGCACAATAACCAGATCTACGGCCTGACCAAAGGACAGGGATCACCCACCACACTTGAAGGGATGAAAACAACCACCCAGCCGCACGGCGTGACCGAGGAACCGATTAATGCCATCGCCATTGCTATCGCCCAGAACGCTTCATTTGTAGCCCGCAGCTTCATCGGCCACAAAGAGTTGACCCAGGATTTGATTGAACAGGCAATTGAGCACAAGGGACTGGCTGTCGTGGAAATTTTTCAGCCCTGCGTCTCCTTCAATAAGCTCAATACCTATGCCTGGTATAAAGAGCATTGCCGGATTATTGAAGATCATGACCCATCAGATCGCACTGCTGCGTTGGCTTTAGCGTTGGACACCGAGCGTTATCCTCTGGGCATTCTCTACCGTCGAAACGACAAAAAGACCTATGAAGAACAACAGGCCGCTTACCAGCGTTACACGACGCCACTGTGGCAACGCAAGGTGGATCGAGAGGCATTACAGCAGTTACTGAACAGCAAGAAATAA
- a CDS encoding HD domain-containing phosphohydrolase — protein sequence MTLNERLERIHDQIQQSCKSVGRIAVALYDDKTDILHTFLSSSEQNPFRNYQIPLSQVPSLNTLAQSGENRLIQDIPASLAHSPSHHSERIIRSGYCSSLTIPLMLQGKFLGFLFYDSFDKDGFSQAIQGTLNLYAQLICETISHDLASIKTLRGAVVTAREFSRQRDEETAAHLSRMAYYSRLIAMEVSDQYQISEEIIEYIHQFAPLHDIGKVAIPDRILLKNTRLTDDEREVMRSHVLRGVEIVDLMIDEFDLGTVRHIELLRNIIAGHHERFDGSGYPSGQQGLAIPVESRIIAVADVFDALTTQRPYKPAWSFDEALTQMQTTESAFYDPACVAALAKRRDDVEAIRCRFVDPPAD from the coding sequence ATGACTTTGAATGAACGCCTGGAGCGTATCCATGATCAGATTCAACAGAGCTGCAAGTCCGTTGGTCGGATTGCCGTGGCTTTGTATGACGACAAAACTGATATTCTCCATACCTTTTTATCCAGTAGCGAGCAAAATCCATTTCGCAATTATCAGATTCCTCTTTCTCAGGTTCCGTCCTTGAACACTCTGGCGCAGTCCGGGGAAAATCGCCTTATACAGGACATCCCGGCAAGCCTGGCACACTCGCCTTCACACCACAGCGAACGAATCATTCGCAGTGGTTATTGTTCCAGTCTGACCATACCGCTGATGCTACAGGGCAAATTTTTGGGTTTTCTGTTCTATGACTCATTTGACAAAGATGGCTTTTCCCAAGCCATCCAAGGAACGCTGAATTTATACGCGCAACTCATTTGTGAAACGATTTCACACGATCTGGCGTCGATAAAAACATTGCGCGGCGCTGTGGTGACGGCTCGAGAATTCAGCCGTCAGCGTGATGAAGAAACCGCCGCCCATTTGTCGCGGATGGCGTATTATTCGCGCTTGATCGCCATGGAAGTCAGTGATCAATACCAGATCAGCGAAGAGATTATCGAGTATATTCACCAGTTTGCTCCGCTTCATGATATCGGCAAAGTGGCCATCCCGGATCGAATTCTCCTTAAAAATACCCGTTTGACCGATGATGAACGTGAGGTGATGCGCTCTCATGTTCTTCGTGGCGTGGAAATTGTTGACCTGATGATCGATGAGTTTGATTTGGGAACCGTGCGCCATATCGAGTTACTGCGCAATATTATTGCCGGGCATCACGAACGGTTTGATGGCTCCGGCTATCCTTCCGGTCAGCAGGGGTTGGCTATTCCCGTGGAAAGTCGTATTATCGCAGTGGCTGATGTTTTCGATGCCTTGACAACACAGCGTCCTTATAAACCCGCCTGGTCTTTTGACGAGGCTCTGACCCAGATGCAGACAACCGAGTCTGCATTCTACGATCCAGCCTGTGTGGCGGCCCTTGCCAAGCGACGCGATGATGTGGAAGCAATTCGTTGTCGTTTCGTCGATCCACCTGCAGACTGA
- a CDS encoding PaaI family thioesterase, whose translation MDIADDARCFVCGPENSRGLQAKFEMDPERLRSHCQISLPGDFQGWQDVVHGGMLATLLDEASIYACRTIAPRCVTAELSVRFKKPVPVDTPLEINAEVVEQKKRVFLVEASIVINGIVHAEASTKVFRL comes from the coding sequence ATGGATATTGCAGATGATGCGCGTTGTTTTGTGTGTGGCCCGGAAAACTCCCGTGGTTTGCAGGCAAAATTTGAGATGGACCCTGAACGATTGCGCTCCCATTGTCAAATTTCTTTACCAGGTGATTTTCAGGGCTGGCAAGATGTGGTCCATGGCGGCATGCTGGCCACATTGTTGGATGAAGCATCCATTTACGCCTGTCGGACTATTGCGCCTCGCTGCGTGACAGCAGAGCTGTCGGTACGCTTTAAGAAACCGGTTCCTGTCGATACACCGTTGGAGATCAACGCGGAGGTGGTTGAACAGAAGAAGCGGGTGTTTCTGGTCGAGGCCTCGATTGTTATCAATGGAATTGTCCATGCCGAAGCCAGTACTAAAGTGTTTCGGCTGTAA
- a CDS encoding 2-oxoacid:acceptor oxidoreductase subunit alpha gives MQRVNIVLGGQAGQGVNTVERILIRAFKQSGYHVYATKEYMSRVRGGLNTITISVGSAPIRSYREQIDLLIPFTTGVIDWVAPRLTPQAIILGSDTFLDGTSPTEHVFALDWDEEDEKNFKKELNTVCAGMVTALFNIDQGLVEGLVNAAFDDKPESIVEKNIKALRYGWTQGEKLKKDQDCAFSLNTDSAVKDQTLLNGSEAVAVGALSGGCNALSFYPMSPSTAVAVFLSQQAQNFDLVVEQFEDEIAAAGACIGTWYAGGRGMVTTSGGGFALMEELISLSGMSETPFVLHLAQRPGPATGLPTRTAQGDLNLVLHAGHGDFPRTIFAPKDIEEAVQLTARAFAMADKFQTPCFILTDEYFVDTYYNSDQVALPEMEPLQIIESPEDYQRYQLTDNGISPRALPGHGQGIVIANGNEHDEYGDTTEEITLSAAMPEKRMRKQQQMVDEALQPTLVGTKDFSTLVIGWGSTYNTLKDAIETSDIPGLALLHFSQVYPLPESVTDYLSQAQQIIAVEQNFTGQFADLLQRDYACRIEQRILKYDGRALSCESVAEQLSNLVKGGQHE, from the coding sequence ATGCAACGGGTCAACATCGTTCTTGGCGGCCAGGCCGGCCAAGGCGTCAACACGGTGGAACGAATTCTCATCCGTGCGTTCAAACAATCCGGTTATCACGTCTACGCCACCAAAGAATATATGTCTCGTGTGCGTGGCGGTCTCAACACCATCACCATCAGCGTCGGTTCAGCACCGATACGCAGTTACCGTGAACAGATCGACCTGCTGATTCCTTTTACCACCGGGGTCATCGACTGGGTTGCGCCGCGGCTGACACCGCAGGCGATTATCCTCGGCAGTGACACGTTCCTCGATGGCACGTCGCCAACCGAACATGTCTTTGCTCTGGACTGGGATGAAGAGGACGAGAAAAACTTCAAAAAAGAGTTGAATACCGTGTGTGCCGGCATGGTAACAGCCTTATTCAACATTGATCAGGGGCTGGTAGAGGGGCTGGTTAACGCAGCATTCGACGACAAACCAGAGTCAATTGTCGAAAAAAACATCAAGGCATTACGCTACGGTTGGACTCAAGGTGAGAAGCTGAAAAAGGACCAGGACTGCGCCTTCAGCTTAAACACGGATAGCGCCGTTAAAGACCAGACCTTGCTTAACGGCAGTGAAGCGGTCGCTGTCGGTGCTTTGAGCGGCGGGTGCAACGCCCTGTCGTTTTATCCCATGTCACCATCGACGGCTGTGGCGGTTTTTCTTAGCCAACAGGCACAAAATTTCGACTTGGTGGTCGAGCAATTTGAAGATGAGATCGCTGCAGCCGGTGCCTGTATCGGCACCTGGTACGCCGGAGGACGCGGCATGGTCACCACTTCAGGTGGCGGCTTTGCTTTGATGGAAGAGCTGATCAGCTTGTCCGGCATGTCTGAAACACCCTTTGTGCTGCATCTGGCCCAACGTCCCGGTCCAGCAACCGGACTGCCCACCCGTACGGCTCAGGGCGACCTTAATCTGGTACTCCATGCCGGACATGGCGATTTTCCCCGAACCATCTTTGCGCCGAAAGACATTGAAGAAGCCGTGCAATTGACGGCACGAGCATTTGCCATGGCTGACAAATTTCAGACACCCTGCTTCATTCTCACCGATGAATATTTCGTCGACACCTATTACAACAGCGATCAGGTTGCCTTGCCCGAAATGGAGCCACTACAGATCATTGAATCCCCTGAAGATTACCAGCGCTATCAGCTTACCGACAACGGTATCTCACCGCGCGCTCTTCCCGGACACGGCCAGGGTATCGTGATTGCCAACGGCAACGAACACGATGAGTATGGAGACACGACCGAAGAGATCACCTTAAGCGCAGCCATGCCGGAAAAACGGATGCGCAAACAACAGCAGATGGTTGATGAGGCGCTGCAACCGACGCTGGTCGGCACTAAAGACTTTTCCACTTTAGTCATCGGCTGGGGATCGACCTACAACACCCTCAAGGATGCCATCGAAACCAGTGACATTCCCGGACTCGCCCTGCTCCACTTCAGTCAGGTCTATCCACTGCCGGAATCCGTTACCGACTATCTCAGCCAGGCGCAGCAGATCATTGCCGTGGAGCAAAATTTTACCGGTCAGTTTGCCGACCTGCTGCAGCGGGATTACGCCTGCCGCATAGAGCAGCGCATCCTTAAATATGATGGTCGCGCCCTGTCCTGCGAAAGCGTGGCCGAACAATTGAGTAATCTGGTGAAAGGAGGCCAGCATGAGTAA
- a CDS encoding MFS transporter: MKRLIQLSKRRVYGILAGEDALDRACDGIPDSGCHELPFNFSFNVINGAATKLAEQVAGPNLILVWLLQLLGSPVWMFGFLVPIKQAGSLLPQLVASGQIRRLTVRKWVWVAAGVIQALTLLLMIPVALTFSPRVAGLIILVLFTLFSVASGTASIAFQDVLAKTIIKGHRGRLLASRSLIGGVLTMTAGAILPILKAEGRSDLVTVFVLIVVGAALWLIGSVCFAVIREHPGETQGGRNPIHEMTIGIDYLRRYSGFRRFLLARALLLSVELATPFYFLHASHSMEVNGGFIGQLVLAIGVAQVLSSPFWGRLADRTSKTVMTYSAILSVTAALLILWVAGACPASWQQTGFFISFVLVGLAESGVRLGRKTYLVDAITNDDRATCVAFTNSSVGILALLAGGAGIIAQWFGSDMLIAGLVVAGVLAIFSCRWMPEADLMLNDPNG; encoded by the coding sequence ATGAAGCGCCTAATTCAGCTGAGTAAACGTCGGGTTTATGGCATTCTGGCCGGAGAGGATGCTCTTGACCGAGCGTGTGATGGTATTCCGGACAGCGGTTGCCATGAATTACCGTTTAATTTTTCCTTCAATGTTATTAATGGGGCTGCAACCAAACTGGCCGAGCAGGTCGCTGGACCCAACCTGATTCTGGTGTGGTTGCTGCAGTTACTCGGTAGCCCGGTGTGGATGTTCGGCTTTCTGGTGCCGATTAAACAGGCCGGTTCTCTGTTGCCGCAACTGGTGGCTTCGGGGCAGATCCGTCGTCTGACTGTGCGCAAATGGGTGTGGGTAGCGGCCGGTGTTATTCAGGCACTGACATTGTTATTGATGATTCCGGTCGCACTGACCTTTTCACCACGGGTCGCCGGATTGATCATCCTCGTGTTGTTTACGCTGTTCAGTGTCGCCAGTGGCACGGCATCGATCGCTTTTCAAGATGTGCTGGCCAAGACCATTATCAAAGGACATCGGGGACGTCTTCTGGCCTCGCGCTCCTTAATCGGAGGGGTGTTGACCATGACTGCCGGGGCGATTCTGCCCATTCTCAAGGCAGAAGGGCGCTCTGATTTGGTGACCGTGTTTGTATTGATTGTTGTTGGCGCCGCACTATGGCTGATTGGCTCCGTCTGCTTTGCAGTTATTCGTGAGCACCCCGGTGAAACACAAGGGGGACGCAACCCCATTCATGAGATGACCATTGGCATTGATTATTTGAGGCGTTACTCAGGGTTTCGGCGTTTTCTTCTGGCTCGGGCGCTATTGCTCAGTGTTGAATTGGCGACGCCCTTTTATTTTCTACATGCCAGTCACAGCATGGAGGTGAATGGCGGATTTATCGGTCAATTGGTGCTGGCGATTGGTGTGGCGCAGGTTTTGAGTAGTCCGTTTTGGGGCCGTTTGGCAGATCGCACCAGTAAAACAGTCATGACCTACAGTGCCATCCTTTCCGTTACTGCGGCTCTTTTGATCTTATGGGTTGCCGGTGCCTGTCCGGCCTCCTGGCAACAGACCGGTTTTTTCATCAGTTTCGTTCTGGTCGGCCTGGCTGAATCCGGTGTTCGTCTGGGACGTAAGACCTATTTGGTTGACGCCATCACCAATGATGATCGCGCTACCTGTGTTGCGTTTACCAACAGTTCCGTTGGTATCCTGGCCCTGCTGGCAGGTGGGGCTGGTATTATTGCGCAATGGTTTGGTTCTGATATGTTGATCGCGGGTCTGGTCGTTGCGGGTGTGCTGGCCATTTTCAGTTGTCGCTGGATGCCTGAGGCCGACCTGATGCTCAATGACCCTAACGGATAA
- a CDS encoding glycerophosphodiester phosphodiesterase family protein, translating into MHVGQFVAHRGYRSDYPENTLLAHQMAVEAGALFVETDIQMSADGVPVLYHDIDMLRLSGLQRRLDEFTAHQLTQVRVCEPERFGSRFEQEPLATLDAFVAWLAERPQVTAYIEIKPECRQGYGLNAVVQILNRLRSVFAQVVIISFDLDSIGLARHIGAPRVGVVLSTWQTVQMSVVNQIQPDVFFCDAYLVPDTVDLSSLKTPFVIYEVSEFSKAEYWLSRGAAQVETYNIGTMLETLAKK; encoded by the coding sequence ATGCACGTCGGTCAGTTTGTTGCTCATCGTGGCTATCGGAGCGATTATCCGGAAAATACGCTTTTGGCCCATCAAATGGCTGTTGAAGCGGGCGCCCTGTTTGTGGAAACCGATATCCAGATGAGTGCCGATGGTGTTCCGGTGTTGTATCATGATATCGACATGTTGCGTCTCAGTGGCCTGCAGCGAAGGCTCGACGAGTTTACCGCGCACCAATTGACGCAGGTCCGTGTTTGCGAGCCGGAACGGTTCGGAAGCCGCTTTGAGCAGGAACCGCTGGCAACACTCGATGCCTTCGTTGCCTGGCTGGCGGAGCGACCACAGGTTACGGCCTACATTGAAATCAAGCCGGAATGTCGCCAGGGCTATGGGTTAAACGCCGTCGTCCAGATTCTCAATCGGTTGCGCTCTGTCTTTGCACAAGTTGTGATTATCAGTTTTGATCTTGATAGTATCGGTTTGGCCCGTCACATCGGTGCGCCACGTGTCGGCGTGGTTTTGAGTACCTGGCAGACCGTGCAGATGTCGGTCGTCAACCAGATTCAACCGGATGTTTTTTTCTGTGATGCTTATCTGGTTCCCGACACTGTTGATCTGTCTTCGCTTAAGACGCCTTTTGTGATCTACGAAGTTTCAGAGTTTTCCAAAGCCGAATACTGGTTGTCGCGTGGCGCCGCTCAGGTTGAGACGTACAACATCGGGACGATGCTCGAAACTCTGGCGAAAAAGTGA
- a CDS encoding YqaA family protein produces the protein MTALVRRLYDWVLSWADSPYATVALFFLALAESSFFPIPPDVLLLALCLSLPAMAPRYALICTLGSVLGGMLGYLIGFSFWESTSQLFFTWVPGFTPELFARIQHLFQQYDFWFVFTAGFTPIPYKIITVGAGVFNLQFIIFVVASCISRGLRFFLIAWLVSRYGAAARSFIDENFNRLTIAFTVLLVGGFVVVRYVF, from the coding sequence GTGACAGCTCTGGTTCGTCGTCTTTATGATTGGGTGTTGAGTTGGGCGGATTCACCCTATGCGACGGTGGCATTGTTTTTCCTGGCGCTGGCGGAATCGTCCTTTTTTCCCATTCCTCCGGATGTGCTGTTGCTGGCCCTGTGCCTGTCATTGCCGGCAATGGCACCGCGCTATGCTTTGATCTGTACTTTAGGATCTGTTCTCGGTGGAATGCTTGGCTATCTGATTGGTTTTTCTTTTTGGGAATCGACCTCGCAGTTGTTTTTTACCTGGGTTCCGGGATTTACTCCAGAGCTTTTTGCCCGTATTCAGCATTTATTTCAACAGTATGATTTTTGGTTTGTTTTTACGGCTGGTTTTACACCGATCCCGTATAAAATCATTACCGTTGGCGCCGGGGTGTTCAATCTTCAATTTATCATTTTTGTCGTTGCTTCCTGTATCAGCCGTGGGTTACGATTTTTTTTGATCGCCTGGCTTGTCAGCCGCTATGGGGCGGCAGCCCGTTCTTTTATTGATGAGAATTTCAACCGTTTAACCATCGCATTCACCGTGTTGCTGGTTGGTGGTTTTGTTGTGGTTCGCTACGTGTTTTAA
- a CDS encoding peptidoglycan DD-metalloendopeptidase family protein, giving the protein MRVIALTLLTLITLVACAISGVNHVVQPGQTLYRISKTYGVSADKIAAYNHVKDPTQIKAGESLWIPGVRHTRTVAVVPGTAHTTSQKSTPKVVRKKKVTPAKTVKKKKTPTKTTQPARNAPHVAAKKGLLDWPVRGRVLQTYGVKNGERSKGIVIAASAGTPVRCAAAGQVIYSGSGIKGYGHLLIVKHSDNLYTVYGHNRSTLVKTGAFVNKGQTIALSGRVPSLGQGGVHFEVRQGNQAVNPAFYLP; this is encoded by the coding sequence ATGCGTGTTATCGCACTGACCTTGTTGACACTGATAACCCTGGTGGCGTGCGCGATATCAGGGGTGAATCACGTTGTCCAGCCGGGGCAGACGCTCTACCGTATCAGTAAAACCTATGGGGTTTCCGCCGATAAAATCGCCGCTTACAACCATGTTAAAGATCCTACCCAGATCAAAGCTGGTGAATCCTTATGGATTCCGGGGGTCCGTCATACGCGTACCGTCGCTGTTGTGCCGGGTACGGCACACACGACCTCTCAAAAAAGCACACCGAAAGTGGTACGAAAGAAAAAAGTCACTCCAGCGAAAACAGTGAAGAAGAAAAAAACACCGACCAAGACGACGCAACCTGCGCGTAACGCGCCCCATGTGGCGGCAAAAAAAGGGCTTCTGGACTGGCCAGTGCGGGGCAGGGTGCTACAGACGTACGGTGTGAAAAATGGTGAACGCAGTAAGGGGATTGTGATTGCGGCATCCGCAGGAACCCCCGTACGTTGCGCTGCGGCAGGGCAGGTGATTTACAGTGGCAGTGGTATCAAGGGGTATGGTCACCTGCTGATTGTCAAGCATAGTGACAATCTCTACACGGTTTATGGTCATAACCGTTCCACGCTGGTCAAGACCGGTGCATTTGTCAATAAGGGCCAGACGATTGCCTTATCGGGCCGTGTGCCTTCGCTGGGACAAGGTGGGGTGCATTTTGAAGTCAGGCAGGGAAATCAAGCGGTTAATCCGGCTTTTTACTTGCCATGA